A genomic region of Halobacteriovorax sp. JY17 contains the following coding sequences:
- a CDS encoding PAS domain-containing protein: protein MNLSLKNRVAASFIIACFVVLVVGFTVFFHLNSLNKEIESITVKSNRVSLLTDEIRISAVSILKYQRRILSKKASPELVEKLVNLCDSFTSQLQTLDSLYRDPDVKRVVAQMQSYVDSLKVVLGKASLFHRDNIGMASIGDLADKILDSFSEFQDIQYFQSVERDKKIKKIINETKRNMMITLIISFLGTIILGLVVPGKIALPFKKIKDAIRELQDCNFDVSIYYSQDDEIGEIAREMNKMIHSFKVFEELRTDRISLENRKFDALANLVKKPVLLANANNQIIYMNSRLYSLLQVQSEDVIGKTMSDTLIPESIISTYQLAIKRRSKIENADIVIPKKKLKEVEAEGESSAVVEDDSAKLENGEAEVEENIFSGYGNVIPIRGKESSMDYYLMVLSTDVHV from the coding sequence TTGAACTTATCACTAAAAAATAGAGTAGCCGCTAGTTTTATCATCGCCTGTTTTGTTGTGCTCGTTGTTGGGTTCACCGTTTTCTTTCATTTGAATTCTTTAAATAAGGAAATCGAATCAATTACTGTGAAATCAAATAGAGTATCTCTTTTGACAGATGAAATTAGAATTTCAGCAGTATCAATTCTCAAGTACCAAAGAAGAATTCTTTCAAAGAAAGCTTCACCTGAACTTGTTGAAAAGCTTGTGAACCTTTGTGATAGCTTCACTTCACAGCTTCAAACTCTAGATTCTCTCTACAGAGATCCCGATGTAAAAAGGGTTGTGGCCCAGATGCAGTCTTATGTAGACTCTTTAAAAGTTGTTCTAGGAAAAGCGTCTCTATTTCACCGGGATAATATTGGAATGGCCTCTATTGGAGATCTAGCCGATAAAATTTTAGATTCCTTTAGCGAGTTCCAAGATATTCAATACTTCCAGTCAGTAGAGCGGGATAAGAAAATAAAGAAGATCATTAATGAGACTAAGAGAAATATGATGATTACCTTAATCATCAGTTTTCTTGGAACGATTATCTTAGGTCTTGTTGTTCCAGGGAAGATTGCTCTTCCATTTAAGAAAATTAAAGATGCGATTAGAGAGCTTCAAGATTGTAACTTTGACGTTTCGATCTACTACTCTCAGGATGATGAAATTGGAGAAATTGCAAGAGAGATGAATAAGATGATTCATTCCTTTAAAGTTTTTGAAGAACTCCGAACTGATCGAATTTCTCTTGAGAATAGAAAGTTTGATGCTCTCGCAAACCTTGTAAAGAAGCCAGTACTTCTGGCCAATGCAAATAATCAAATCATCTATATGAATTCTAGGCTTTATTCTTTACTTCAAGTTCAGTCAGAGGACGTTATTGGTAAAACCATGAGTGATACTCTTATTCCTGAATCGATAATTTCAACTTATCAATTAGCTATTAAGAGGCGAAGTAAGATTGAAAATGCTGATATCGTGATCCCGAAGAAGAAGCTAAAGGAAGTGGAAGCGGAAGGAGAGAGCTCTGCAGTTGTTGAAGATGATTCAGCGAAGCTAGAGAACGGAGAAGCTGAAGTTGAAGAAAATATCTTTAGTGGGTACGGGAACGTTATTCCAATTAGAGGGAAGGAAAGTTCGATGGATTACTACTTAATGGTTCTATCGACGGATGTTCACGTATAA